From the genome of Diorhabda carinulata isolate Delta chromosome 2, icDioCari1.1, whole genome shotgun sequence:
aaaatattctACAACGGCCTTAAACGACAAATACACAATGCGTTTTCGTTATTCGCAAATTCATCGGGCTCCGattggaatttgaaataataccgacgtgctaaaaaaattaaactcataTTTTATCTTTATGCGAAATATTATCAAAGGCGTTTCgttaatgaaaatgataaaaaccaTTATACCCATACAATTAATTATAGCTAccgaaaataattttcatattgaCTACACAGGATTTTTACGTAGTCAGAATCTGGATGATATTATTAACCTCGGAATATTTAAAGTGTATTGATAAAAACGTTCGCATGTGGAGttttattatcaacaaaataaaagcCCTGTCTGTCAATTACGGAGCAAGTAACAATCATCGAAAATTATCAGTGGCATCGGCAAAGTATACAATATACCGCGAGGTTCAcgtattttatcaaaaactccTATAGCTTTGAACACAATCAGTGATAAAACATGACTTTTCAAGGACGATACTAgtatccgtttgcctaattcgaaAGCACGTttctccacgttcagaattagttaagggctcgaTACTGTACAATGGAAAAAAGTGcgcaatcacttgccaatttgaaatcgaatctataacatattttcccgcatttcgcaataatttgaggaatTATATACtagaaagtgccttctactctgtaaacgatttctattctaataataatatctttACATTTAAGTTTTTCGCGGAgatccaaagaactgaacttatccacctccttaacagtctattatgcccttattaaGTCGCATCTCctttctggggtacgtgtggttcgactcaatttgagcgaaacttcaaactacaaaagaaagctgttagGGCTAAGCACCAGGGTTCACTGCactttaaaagtttaaaaattctgactcttcgtTCCTtgttcatctttgaatccgtttgcccaATTCGTAAACACGTTTccccacgttcagaattagttaagggctcgaTACTGTACAATGGAAAAAAGTGcgcaatcacttgccaatttgaaatcgaatctataacatattttcccgcatttcgcaataatttgaggaatTATATACtagaaagtgccttctactctgtaaacgatttctatcctaaaaataatatctttacATGGAAGTTTTTCGCAGAgatccaaagaactgaacttatccacctccttaacagtctattatgcccttattaaGTCGCATCTCctttctggggtacgtgtggttcGACTCAATGTGAGCGAaacttcaaactacaaaagaaagctgttagGGCTAAGCATCAGGGTTCACTGCACTTTAAAAgcttaaaaattctgactcttcgtTCCTTGtacatctttgaatccgtttgcctaattcgtaaacacGTTTccccacgttcagaattagttaagggctcaatagtgtacaatgcaaaaaagtgcgcaatcacttgccaatttgaaatcgaatctataacatattttcccgcatttcgcaataatttgagggatTATATACTAGAAAGTTACTTCATAATTATATCTCATGTATCATCATTCAATAATCTGTTTTACATGTGTCAAATCTAACAGAAACATAACAGGGATAGATAAGGGGATTAAACCCCTTTTTATGGAAGATAACCTAATTATCACACTTGGATTGTTTATTTATGATTTGTATAGAGTTATGTCATGCTACCCTTCAACAACGTTAATATTAGTCGTTATTGCAAAATGTACAGGGTGGGTTTTTGGAGTTCCAATcgatttaaagatttttttcgGGAAACCCTTCATTTTTAATAGATGAAACGACTCGTGTACAAATGGAAAATTCTCGATttcaattgttgttttttttgggGTTTGGGTTTACTTGATAAAAGACTCAAATTTTGACTccaaacaacatattttttctgttagttATTGAGAATCATCATCTAGGATTCAGGACTTTATAAATCAAATCTCGCCGGTTTTATGGTCACAAAAATGATTAGAAACCATTAGTACCATCTGAAACAACTTTATCGCCGCTACAACTCAAAATTGGTTTGATAAAAAGTGATGCGAAAGTTAAAGAAGGCATTTTCGTCGGTCTTAACATAGAAAATAGCCAAAGATCCTGCTTTACTTAGATTTTCATGAAACAATTAATTGGTTGCTGGATGCATACCAAAAACTAGGACGCGACAAGTCGTGGAAAATTGTTATGAAGACGGTGGAGGTGAGGGGTAGATGAGAACCAGGTATGCTTGCATACTATTGTTGAAACCTCCGAAGGGATTTAGTGCCATCACCAAGTACCACCAAAAACGTTAAGAGGTAAGCAatatccttcgtatgcgaccgtgaaaaattggactgcaaccTTCAAAacaagtaaattttccattgaagatgatgaccgatgggaaaggccagtttctgtgtcagtccccgaaaatatcgatgcagttcacgacatgattttatcagaccgtcgaattgggcttaAACGGATATCTGGAGCACTggatatttcatacgaacgcgttcatcatatagttcacgtcaatttggacatgagaaaaattgctgcaaaatggatccccaaatgtttgaaggTTGACCGAAAGCGTTCAAGAGTAGAAGCAtcgagacttgggtacatttctacgatccagaaacaaagcaacaatcgatggaatggcgacactctggttctccaagacctaagaagtttcgtgtcgaaaaatctgctggaaaagttctcgcttcagttttttgggattgccatggagtaatcatgattgattttttggataagggtagaacaacaactggagattactattcgacattattgatcactctacgggaaaaaattaaagagaaaagtcgcggaaaactatccaaaggtgttttgtttttgcagaacaacgcccctgcacacaaatctcatgttgccgtgcaaaaaattcgtgatttagggtttgaattactagaacaccccccttattcaccagatttgattccgtccgactatcatctctttcctcaactgaaaaaacgtttaaaaggtcgtaaattttcctTCCAAAAGGAGGATTGCTTCTCCTTTtggcatttttttgaaagatctagaAACGTTGGCGAAATAATAAGTTTTCTTGGTTGCATTGTGTGTTATCATCTATTCAATTGCTTATTATTCGAATTGAATTTTCCGGAATCGTCGCAAATTCTACGCagtaaaacaacaataaaaatgaacacCCACATCGATACCGCCGGTACAATTTCTTTTGATAACGTTCGTTGGTTTATAcacttattaaaaaaacattgttgGCATTGTAAATCCTACTGTATTAACTATATTTATGGAATACTCATTTACCGATGATATTAGTCCttcaatttgttataaaaaaaggatttacGTGATGCTTTTATTAGTTATCGATCATCTGCgtattttatataacaaaacgTATGATTTTACGAAATTTGAAGAGATCATCGGTAGATCCTACTGGAAATTCTTTTGATTCGATAATCAAGATaataattttggtcattgcgaTAAGCATGATTGTCTTGGTGGTGTTATtgtcttcgctcaaacgttgctgGTCTTTACAGGTCGGacggtctcgtcgaaactctgctacccaatattctagttcagcttttattgGTTGGGTTAATTCCTTTCAAATAACgatgccaaacaaatactaaacaactcGAAACTTTCTAATACCgcggtatttttcaagcaactaccgccatctataGATTTGTACTTAGTTGCTGTAcggttttaataaaaaacaacctATCAATTCCCGAAATACGTAGAGCGCAGATAAGGAACTTCATAATTAAATATCTTTGTTTAGATAATATACAgttaaatgaattttgatattatcgATCGACCTAGTAGCGTTTTCTAAATACCCAcacaaaaacttttaatttgaaaaatgaacacATCAATTAGTAATTGGGTGTTTTTATTTCTCCATTAAGTTAATTGTACTTACACACATATCGATTCCGATACTCGGAAACACGAAAGccataaatattataaacaacgaCGAATCATTTAATAGTTTTGAACTTTGTTTTATTGTCCGTTGAGGTAAAGTTTATGGATATTAATTGAATCAATTTGTTCCATATACAGGGTTATTGCTCAAAAAGTACATTTGTACGTGAAAATcggaaaattagaaataaatgcGTACCGAAATggtttctttattgtttttgctCTGCACAAACTAATCCGGAAAATTAAACAAAGCTATAGAATCTAAAGAAACAGTACTAGGCggttttattgatatttaaatcGCTTTTGGCAAGACGTTCCATCCATCTGGTAAGACGACGAATTGAACCAAGCATGGTGGATTAGATAAGTGCAATCTGCCTTTAACAATCGCTCAAAGATGATATGTCGATGAAGGTCTGATCTTAAGCCCTTCGGAGACTCATCTAATAGTTCCAAAAACCCTCAAGGTCGAACTTAACTTTATAAACATCtacttaattaatatttattgttcctccaagtgttttatatattttattacattttgcACGATATCTTCGATcagttttttgattttatttcttataaacgataaaattttgaatagagaTCTTTTGAACTAAACATGACAAGCCTATATAATAGAAACGGTGGATGGAGGTCTTCCATCAAGTGACTCTTTGTTCTACATACTAtctgggtgattccattataactgtgatattcaatgtcctgtattgtttttttgtactagtcattaattaataatcaattaataaaaattttgtgttaattgaataattcttaagatatttaaacattatttttatacaatataacttgccacttaaagaaaacttatactacatcacttgaatgtcagtaccgtgtcatgtccattcctagaatttaccgataaattattaattttttttgtcgtaacaaatgatttaaactaattaccttataaattctaatgtttatgatcaaactgaggaaaattgatgcacttgttgtttaatatcttaagttaccatgtcagtaccgtggataaatgagtcagtaccgtggaactcaaaatccgacatttgtgtcttgctcgtgatactttgaagttgtagtaaattcctcttagagttttatttttacagtaaaatagatgaataatatgcataaaaaagttagaaaagttaaattttaaaatcttgaaattttgaatacaaaaaatcacagttagaacggaatcacccatctaTCGATTGTCTTCTTCGCAAGTCCAACTACAAGACATACGTCCGTGGATATagacaaaatttcaatgtcaaaatattttattactcctATTAATCCtattaattggatacatttattatagcgaatctgcaacgtctctagaccttccaaaaaaaatgtttcttcttgctctgcaaaccagacctccacagcttttagtACCTCCTGGTTAGAAGGAAAATtgacgaccttttaaactttttttcagttgaggaaagagatgatagtcggacggagccaaatctggtgaacaAGGGGAGTATTCtggtaattcaaaccctaaattacgaattttgtgcatggcaacatgagatttgtgtgcaggggtgTTGTCCTGCAAAAGCAAAActcctttggatagctttccgtgatcagtaatgtcgaatataAATCTCCAATTATTGCTCTACCCTTATCCAGAAAaacaatcatgattactccatggcaatcccaaaaaactgaagcgaGAACTTtcccagcagatttttggacacgaaacttcttgcACGCTGCAAAGTGtatggtacttgaagaagaaTTGAATCATAGATGAAGCGTAGATTTTGTAACtcattcaccctgtatattaatattttcatctacctatttgtttaaataacaattCGTAAAAGTCCGACCTTTGGAATAattagtcataacgattatttctaccGTGTTGATGTTAAagttttgatttgattcatatgaatattattGCTGACGTATTAGTCACGTGATGGAAGATTTCTGCCGTTGCTACTGCACTTTCCGTATAAAAAATCGGGTCTTGTAACTGTCATTCGAAAGTGGTTGAAGGTAGCGATCGCCTTCATAAATTATAGATCAAAACGACGAACTAGatttaattatatacatattctCTAATATACAAGGTTCAGATGCAAAAAAATCAGAGGTGAGTAAATGACGACCtttccaaattatacattcgGACCTTAGGACTTTTCGACGAATGATTACGTATGTTCATGaagtttgacggaataaataattctaaactaCTATCTTAAAGCCAGGGGCGGTCTCGTGCCTAatagttaacaatccgtaacttttacaaggaCAACCGGTACAATATAAAGAGGGAAACTCCATTaaatggtttaggagatatgtggATTTTTAGATCGTGGAATAtaccaaggaaaccgttcgtaTAAAGgaatattctgaagaaaataatcaGGGATATTTCTGGGAGTCACAACTATATATCAGGGACAGAACAAACTTGGGTATAATGCCCCGTTGCAAGGAACCACAACATTGCATCCAGATCTACACATGACATCTATGGATCGCCGGAACAACGGCCAacgtatttatttgttaatctATGTAATGAATTAGAACAGAAAATAAAGAcctttttgaataataataacaggCTAAGTTGATGGACCACAAGCAGGCAAAAGCTTGAAGCAGGCAACTTAGACCAGGCAATAAACACCTACGCCACACCTGTTTTAACGTACTAAAACAGAGCTAGAAGGTATTCAGAAGTTGACACGAAGAATGATGACGAAGAACAACAACCACCACCCGAAGTCATCCCCTATTAGAGCAAAATTACCCCGAAAAGAAGGTGGAAGGGGCTCGATCGACCTTCTCAACCAGCACTCTCGGCAAGTAATGGAACTACATGAATTCTTTCATAGGAAATCAGAAACCTCAACCCTAGATCGGATTATATCCAAGGATTACTCAACCCTCAACCTCGCATCACCAGAATCACGAAAGACACTACACGGTAGACATTATCACGACCTCAACCAGCCGCATGTTGACAAGGAAGCTCCAAACAGATGGCAATCTCTTTCCAGAGATCGAAGACTTCATGATGACTATTATTAAcacgaataactacaagaaaaatgttatcaagGATCCGAACACTCAAACAAACCTCAGAGACCATTCAACATCTGCTTGTTAGCTATTTATACCGACATAACCGAGTGTGCAACATCATCCACAAGAAACTGGCCAACAAGTTCGGGCTTCTTAATACGCATACACCGTACTACAAGTACCAGCCGCGGAAGGGgctcgaaaatgacaattttagactctactacgaTAGATCGATAGACAGGTGGTTGATGGAAGAGTCAATTCAGTCGTTCCTGTCGATGTAGCTATACCGAGCACTAATAAACACCAGGAAAAACTGACAAAATACGCGGATCTCGTAATTGAGATGTAGCGCAACGAAATTGTGGAAATGGTGCCAGTTATTACGTCAGGAACCTAAGACAAACTAGGGACTAACAAAAAACACCTTCGCAGGTGTGAATACCTGCCACACAGTGCGCAGAtaggtaaataataataatcataatgaTCGAATGTACAATTTAACTTTAAAGGCGTATAACTCGGAAACGAGGGATCGcgcgataatttttttttgtaacggCGTTATTTTTAcgtcacgaattttttgcatcaagtccccgATCGCTTTATAGATAACATAATAAGTTTCATTGTGTCGGtaaggtaaaaaaaaaaaaaatcgaaacacAGTTTGTATAAATTCAACGACGAACGCATCACAATTATTTCCCGATACCGAACCAGCGTGATATAAAGTTGAATGTAACACGAGGGAAGGAAACTCTCAAAAACAACTACAGTCGATAGTAAACGTCACAGAGCAACAATcacaatgatttttttacattttaataaacaaacaaacgaCACAGAGATattcgtttttatataaaagtgaggagtgttaaataaattgtttatataaatatatatattttttttttcgaataatagAAGGAAATGAAAAGTGTTTGGTGATGGTGGCATGTGAATTTTGCGGTACCACGTTGTGGATGGTGACCAGTATCGGGACGACGTTTCTAACAATATTAGGAAACACCTTGACCTTGTGTACGATTTTGATGAGTAAAAAGTTATCTTCTTTAACGgctaattattttatattcagttTGGCGGTGAGTGATCTCATGGTGGGTGTTTCTATACCGTATCATatgttattttatactaaaagTGATTTTGGTGCCGTGAAAATCCGGTGTCTACTTCGATTTGTGCTGACGTCTTTCGCTTGCTCCAGCTCCATATGCAACTTGTTGTTCATCGCCATGGACAGATATTTGGCCATTGTTTATCCGCTGCATTACGCTAGATTTATGGTGAAAAAAACCGCTTACGCCCTTATAGCCGTCGGTTGGGTTGGGGCGTTTTCGGCTGCTTTCGTCCCGCTTATTTGGAACGAATGGACCGAGGGGGTTACTTGTGAGGTTGTTAACGTTTTCCCTCATAATTACATGCAATTTATATTACTGCCAATGTTTTCGTTAATTTGGACGACTATGTTTCTCCTATATACGAGGATTTGTCAGGAAGCTTCGGGACAACAGAAGAAAATTAGAGTTAACGGATTAAAGCATCATTCGAAATCGTTTCAGGCAAGTAgacattttgttttcaacatttaattcaatcaatttgGATAATCAATTAAAAACGGCACTTGAACggtttaatttcaaatttatttattaaacattgGCTATTTATCTTTAGAAATTCGTTTAGGATAACTCTTACACTCATTTTCTTTCTCAAAGTCgtttctttcataattttctaattgCTTATATAATTAGAGACATAGAGACCCAGtacaatttgtttaatttcgCCAATAAGAAGTGTGGGGACAAAAAATCTTGGAAAACGTTGAGTGAAAGTTGGAAGGAAAGCCGGATGTATTGCTGCACGATGATTCCAACGGTTGCGGCAACCTTCCAACGATGTAGACCAGCGTGAAAAACTATATACGAGAAGAACCTGGCCTGAACTAAAGATGGCAAAAGCGCAACCAATCTAAAAGCTGAAATacattctactctgggtgaaactgttccttcgttatcaaaagtaaaatattgggtagcagattttaaaaaaaaaaccggcATCGCTGAGggcgaccaaatgaggtgacgactccaaaaatgttgaagaaaatccactggatgatagTCGACTCAGTATgcattccaaaaagtgcggtacatcacatattaactcaaaatttagACATaagaaagctgtgtgcaagatgggtgcttacaattgaacaaaaacagcgtcgtgaagatgtttccatcgagtgtttagaaatgtttcacagaaataaggccgtttcataaccatggacgAAACGTTGGTCCATTACTCCACGCCCGAATCAAAAAACAATGAACCGGAaaaggagaaccggctccaaagataggaaagaccgttccatctgcaggcatgtttatggtgtcggttttttggaatgcgcgtgaaataattttcatcgacgatcttgaaaaatgaaaaactatcaacggcgagtattatgcgaacttattggaacgtttgagcgaaaaaatcaagaaaaaacggcagcatttggctaaaaagaaagtgttgttacATGCACCAGCTCATACATGGCCAAAGTTTGAATCACTacggagctaaaaggagattccGTTGAAAAATACAGTAGAAACTCGATTATCCGGCcctcagttatacggattcgcgattatccgcaCTATCAACTGCgaccaattaaataattaagtacACTTCCTGCCTGACACGCGTTTCAGTAACCAAattttcgtcttcagagaccgaagcTAAACATATATGGATGTTGAGTCTTCCGAagatgtttttaatatatttgcaTTGATCCATCCTCAACCCAATTGTGACTCTTTCTAGCAACATCTTTTGGATAAGTTTTTGTgtctatatattattttgagaaCTTTCTtacatgaataatttcaaatttagaaacCCATGGAATTTTGGATTTAGATTCATATAGCGAacttgtttattgaaaataatcattctAACCAACGTTTTAACACATAGAAATtcagaaaaattgtaaattttgaaagttggaatatttgttgaaacatttcgatgaaaataaattatttctcgaCCCAAAACAAACAATCAACACTTTTACATCCTGCGGTTAAGTGTTTTAATGAACGTTATAATGGAAGCTATGGGGTATTAAGAAAACAATACAGTGTTTACTTTGGAAAATGTACTTGATAGGTTTCGTGAGGAAGGTTGagacaaaattattcaaaaataacaccgtagttattaacaatatttatttatacagggaGGAAAACCCTATTCGTTGCTTAGTTATGATTTTCTTTGTATGAGACAACACACTTAATGCAATATATCGTAACTTATCCTGAATCTACATCCTTCAAATTCAAAT
Proteins encoded in this window:
- the LOC130904005 gene encoding 5-hydroxytryptamine receptor 1A: MVACEFCGTTLWMVTSIGTTFLTILGNTLTLCTILMSKKLSSLTANYFIFSLAVSDLMVGVSIPYHMLFYTKSDFGAVKIRCLLRFVLTSFACSSSICNLLFIAMDRYLAIVYPLHYARFMVKKTAYALIAVGWVGAFSAAFVPLIWNEWTEGVTCEVVNVFPHNYMQFILLPMFSLIWTTMFLLYTRICQEASGQQKKIRVNGLKHHSKSFQVTLIILGCFTICWLPYFVIVVYIRSTKSSESATLYEVFFNLAMANSCMNPLIYAWKNKNFRKGFFSLLKCRHPDKTTDFVTNHVPSKRNSANAVWNIQCHREELTTGTEMSNYDEKGDNVVVQGSEENELRRETI